In Prionailurus viverrinus isolate Anna chromosome D1, UM_Priviv_1.0, whole genome shotgun sequence, the DNA window AATGACAGCAAAGGTTTGCTACCCCCCTCCCAAAGTGGCCCCCTAATCCCCAGAGACCTCTACCCAGGCCACCACCAGCACCCTTTCTCCCactcctgccttcctgccccttTTCTTTGGGGCCTCCAGAAACATGATCCTGACCTCACCCCCGATTTCCTGTCCAGTGGTGAAATCCAGCTTCGTGGTGCCTCCGTGCCGTGGGCGCCGGGAGCTGGTGAGCGTGGTGGACAGTGGGGCTGGCTTCACCGTCACCCGGCTCAGTGCGTACCAGGTGACAAACCTCGCGCCGGGAACCAAATACTAGTAGGTACCAGATCCAGGCCTGGGGCACCTGTTGGCGGAGGTGGGGGGTTGATAGGAAGAGAAGCTGAGTCCTAACATTTGGTGGGAGGTGATATGGTCAGCCTGGGGGAGAAAGTGAGGGTGCAGCTGACGGCGTCTAGAAGGGGCCTCTCTTGGAGGAGGGCACGGCTACGAAGGAGGGTGCCTGGGCTCCGTCTTCTTCCAAGTCCCAGATAATCACTGAGGagtctccactctctctctcaaaccccACTACAAAAGCGTTTCCTACCTAGTGACGAAGGGGGCATCCACTGAGTCCAGTAGAGAGATCCCGATGTCCACGCTTCCTCGTAAGTAACATCAGGGTCCCCCAAACCTCCCCTggccctcccaccccatcccccggctgcccctccctgtgcccccttAGCTTCTTTGTACCTGTGTCCTCGTACTAAGCCCTTGGCACTTTAAGTGCCTGTTGGCTCGTCTCATAAACTAAAGGTTCTGTGCGTGTAGGGATGGCGCCCGATTAATTTCTGTACCCTCAGTGACCAACATAGGAGCTGCTTCGTAAATGTTTGCGTGATGGATGTGTGGATCAGTTGGCTggttggatgaataaatggacGAAGGATGGCTGGATGAGACGGAGAGCGTGGGGTCAGGATAggggctcttcctgcccacgAAGGCCTCCCCGCTCTGTCTTCTGACAGGGAGGAAGATGGAATCCATTGGGCTGGGGATGGCCCGGACGGGGGGCATGGTAGTCATCACGGTGCTGCTCTCTGTTGCCATGTTCCTTCTGGTCGTGGGCTTCATTATCGCCCTGGCACTGGGCGCCCGAAAGTGAGGAGGCCCTCACCAGGCAGCAGGCCTCCAGAGGGTCCGCGACGCTATCCATGTCCCCAGCCCCCGGCTTTGCCCTCTGTGCCTGCCTCCTTTCCTGAAAACGCTGCCTGCTCCCAGACCTCAACCTGGAGGCTTTGGCCTTTTCAGTGCCttcacctcccctccctgccccctctcactggagccctttcctccctctgcccctccccttgtcccCAGTGCCTCACCTTCTCCCCACACTTCCTgtcatcccctcacccccactcttGTCAGAATTGGCGCTGCTTCCACTTCCCCTCTTTAATCTCCCCCTCCCTCAACAGTTCACCCCTCCCGCAGTGATGGAAGTCTCCAGAATAAAGTCTCATGCCGCCTCTGCTGTGTGTTTCCCTTTCATGTGCTCCACCTGTGTGGAACCGAATCCCCGAATCCCTGTTAGGCTCCCAGtccgccctccctgcccccctagAACAGCCTAGTTGCTCCTctcaggaggcaggaagggggggggggcgggattaGATGCCAGGAGTCAAGAGTGGGCTGTGGGTTTTGCCCCCTCCACAGCAGGCCACCCAACCGGGGCGCGGTGCACTGTGTGGGTGAGTCTAGAGGCTGAGGGTGTGTGGTGTTGGACAAAGGAGTGCAGGCTCTGactggggagagccagagagggctACCAGGTTGAGACCCCAGACAGGGTGCCGGGCggtggaagaaatggagaatttTCTAGAGGGGACctaggaggagggcagagaaatggaagaagcCTGGGTACAGGAGGACAACAGTGGTACAGTCTGGTAACCTGAGGGACAAGTAACTGGGAACTGAGGGAAAAGAGTAGGAGTGTTCTCCTTTCCAATACACAACTCTTATAAGGATCAGTGATCTTTGCATTGATCTTAGGGGAAATACCAGAACCTTTAAGGCGACCTTCAAGACCAGCCCTGGTCTCTCCCCTAACTGCCCCTCAGTTCTCACCGTGTTCCCTCCAATATCCTGTGTTCcctcttgcctcagggcctttgcacggaCTATTCCACATGCCTGACTTGCCTTTATgactccccccatccccaccccattcTTATTTGCACAGGTAACCCACTTTCTCCAGGGAAGCCTCTGacttctacccccccccccccacattggGTTGGGTTCCCCTTTCCTGTCTTTCATAGCAATACCGTGGTTtataattatatgtgtatgtgattATTCAGTTATCTCCCCAACCAGACTGTGTGTTCCAGGAGAGCAGTCATTTTGTTCCCAAAGTACCTTTCCTCCGCAATGCCTGGggcatagtaggtactcagtaaatacttgttgaatcaGTGAAcagatgaaggaatgaataagCCCCTGAAGAGAAGGCGGGGACTGGGCAAGTGCCACAAATTctgtgaaaacaataaaaaacaacacAGAGCTAGAAGATGCTGGAACAATGGTGTTAATGACCCCTTTATAGAGTAACATGAGAGCCTCGGAGAGGGAGGCAATGGAAGAGAAGAGCAACAATGTTTATTCATCCCACAAACAttaattgagcatttattatgtgccaggtgctgctaGAAGTGCTAAGAATAAAATGTGGAAGGACATTGTTCCTCCCTCCTGGAGTTGATGGAACTTAATGCAAGAGACAGATTCTCAAAAATgtgaacaagtaaataaattaaaaatgagatacatgctggggcgcctgggtggttcagtcagttgagtgtctgactcttgattttggctcaggtcatgatcccagggtcatgggatcgagccccgtgttgggctccacactgaccgtggagcttgcttaagattctctctccctctccccagctcctgcacAGGCCAtgaactctctccctctctctctctctctctctctcaaaaacaaacaaacaaaaccaacaacaatgtggtaagtgctatgagaaatgagagaggaaacaAACACTGGAACTTTGGGTGGGCCTAACAGAGCTGAGGCTTAAAGTCAGGAGACACAGGCAGAGAGGACGTGCCCAGCAGAGAGAATGGTTTGGGCTGTTTCCCTAACGTCACTGCACCAGCCAAGGGGGGGTTGGGAGCCCAACCTTCCCATGCTGGGGGAAGACCAGTTTGACTGGGAGTCAAACTGCCCACTGGAATCATCTAGGGGGTTTTAAAAACCTCAACGCCTAGGCCATACCCCATACCAGAATCAGAATGACTGGGGTAGGAGCCgggcatcagtattttttcaaGATCCTcaggagatctttttttttttttaatttttttttcaacgtttatttatttttgggacagagagagacagagcatgaacgggggaggggcagagagagagggagacacagaatcagaaacaggctccaggctctgagccatcagcctagagcctgacgcggggctcgaactcacggaccacgagattgtgacctggctgaagtcggacacttaaccgactgcgccacccaggcgccccaagatcctCAGGAGATCTTGAAAGTTTGGAATATGCAGTAAAGTTTGAAACGtacagataaaaacatttttgaaattgtgATGAAATATTCGTAACATGAAATtaactattttaaccattttttttaaatgtttattttgagggaaagagagtgcaagtcagagaggggcagagagggagagaatcttaagcaggcttcgagctgtccgcgcagagtCCGAtatagggctccatcccacgaactatgaggtcatgacctaagccaaaagcaagattcagatgttcaaccaactgaaccacccaggcacccctattttaaccatttctaagtgttCAGTTTGGcagcattaaatacattcacagtgttgtgcaactaCCAACACTATGGGCTCCAGAACTTTTTCCTTACCCCAAAGAGAAATTCTGTATCCACTGAACAATATCCCCattgcctcctcccccacccttatcaaccaccattctaccttctgtctgTGAAATTGGCTGTTGTAGGTATCTCCTAAAAGTGGAACCACGCaggatttgtccttttgtgtctggtttatttcacttcgcatcatgttttcaaggttcacgcATGTTGCAGCCTGTGTcagagttttattcatttttaagggtaaataatattccattgtatgtatagaccacattttgtttatccattcacctgctgatggacatttgggtcgtTTCCACCTTTTCGTTCTTTCGAACAATGCTGGTACAGAGGTgcacaaatatctgttcaagtctttgctttcaattcttttggagagatacccagaagtgggatggcTGGATCGTATGGTgattctttgtttaattttttggggaaccgCTATACTCTTTTTCCCTGGGGACTGTACCATTGTCCCttctcaccagcaatgcacaggtgttctaatttctccacatcctcatccacactttttattttctcgttttatttgtttttaaaaaagccttcCCAATGGATGTGAAGtagtatttcattctgtttttaatttgcatttccgtAACGATTAGTGACGTCGAGAATCTTCTCACGTGGCTATTGGAAATTTGtctatcttctttagagaaatgtctatgcaACTTCattgaccatttttaaattgtgtgtgtgtgtgtgtgtgtgtgtgtgtgagagagagttgTGGTTCTTTATATGTgctggatattaattccttatcagatatatgatttgtatgATATAAACATTCTTAAATGGTAGACTAATTTGAAAAGGGCTATAAAAGTGTAGATGCATTATAGTAAGTATTTTTaacaacacaaaaatgaaataccCATATGGAAAATTTTTGGAAGTATATACATCAAAATGTGATCTATTATCTGATTGATACAAAGAATGATTTTTGCTCTATTGTTTTCCCCTTTGTGTTTTCTATACTTCTGAGTTTTCTGCATCgaatgtgtattatttatttatttatttttattattttaaaaattatttatttatttttaatgtttattttatttgagagagagagagcaggggaggggcaaagacagggagacagaggatctgaagcgggctctgtactgacagcagagagcccaatgtgaggctcgaactcacaaactccaagatcgtgacctgacctttatttttatttttttaagtaatctccaggggcacctgggtggctcagtcagttaagtgtccaactcttgatttcagctcagttcatgacctcagagttcatgagatcaagccctgaatcaggctccatgctgacagctcagagcctggagcctgcttctgattctatgtctccctctctctctgcccctcccctgctcacacactctctctctctttctcaaaataaaagaaacatttaaaaatttaaaataaataaataaaataaactttaaaaatacataaacaaaaaataaaaagtaatttccacatccaacgtggggcttgaactcacgaccccaagatcaacagtcaatgctctactgactgagccagccgggcacccagaacaggtgttatttttataattagggaaattatcattaaaattacTATTATTGGTATTAAAGGTAGAGTcctagcaaatttttaaaaagggagctGTTGTTTTCAATGTagttaaaacaacatttattgagggtCTCCTACATGCCAGGTGCTCTCAAAGTTTCTGGTCTATTAGACAAGCCACAGGCAGCACAGTAGGGGAAAGGAGGAATCCAAGGAGGCTCCCACTGGCAAAATCTGGCACAATTTGAGGATTAAAATACATACCATTAATGAGTTATACTTCACTATATAGGATTACAGAATTTTATAACTATAATAAATTGCTATAATCAATAATTACAAATAATCCACTCTAAGAATCCTTTGGGTCCATActgacaataaacaaacaaatatgagataagggggcacctggctggctcagctggtagagcatgtgactcgatctcagggttgtaagttccagccccatgttgggtgtagagattacttaaaaaataaaatctttaggggcacccgggtggctcagtcggttgagtatctgactcttgatttcagcccaggtcatgaccccaggggtTGTGGGATCACACCCCTCGTTGGGCTTGTTGATGAGCATGGAAGTCCTGCTtgatagtctctctctctctccccgctcatgctctctctctcttaaaaaaaaaaattaatcaaaaaaaataaaatctttacctcttagagttaaaaaaaatcaataaaaataaaataaaatattttaaaaaatatatgagataTGGAAAAGCTCTTTCTTACAATAGAGTGTCaactaaataaatgggaaaggaGTGATAgatttagaaaaatcattttatttatttatttttttaaaactaaatctttttttttttaatttttttaatgtttatttatttttgagagagacagagacagaatgcgagtgggttaggggcagagagagaggggggagacacagaatctgaagcaggctccaggctccgagcagtcagcacagagcccaatgcggggctcgaactcacagagctgtgagatcacgacctgagctgaagttgggcactcaaccgactgagccacccaggtgcccctagaaaaatcattttagaggcacctgggtggctcagtcagttaagtgtctgactcttgatttaggctcaggtcatgatctcacagttcatgcattcgagtcctgagttgggctctgtgctgcccgtgtgaggtctgcttgggattctctctctccctctctgcccctcccccctcaaaataaataaagcaacattaaaaaaaaatcattttataccATCATAGTAATGATTGATTCAGGCAAGGATCATAAATAGATAGGAATTAAAAGGCCCAAACTTGATGAGGAACAGGACtttagttaattttatttattttagatttttttttttttttgaggagcaGGATTTCAGATCAAAGTACCTCCCCACAGATtacttaaattacaaaatagaaaataactacCATAGGGAAACCTGGTGGAGACCACTAAACCAAGTGATTGCAGTTAACGTCAATAATAATGAGATAAACTGACACGGTGTGGCTCTTGATGTGAGGTAGAGAAAGAAACAGCACTCAACAGCACTCGTGTGGTGTTCTTGCCAAAAATGTGTAAGTCGAAttatgaggaaacatcagacaaacctaaACTGAGGGACATTGTACAAAACAAATGGCCAACACTCTTCCCAAAATGCCCATGTTATGAATGACTAAAAAGGCTGAGAAACTGTTTCACATGAAAAGAGGACTAAAGGGACAATGAAGAAGAAATGCCCTGCGTGATGCTGAACTCGATCCTAGACcagagaaaaaatttatataaaggaCATCATTGGGATGGTTAGTGAAATTTGAATGGAATCTGTATGTTAAATAAAGTACTGAATCAATGTtcaattttctggttttgattatgttctcatttctggtgatataggccagtatccctgtTTTTAGGAAACACACGCTGAAGTATTTATGAGGAAAGGGGCATTGTCTGTAAATTACTCTTAAATAgttcagaaaacaacaacaaaacaacaacgaTGTCTtcaatatggaaagaaaaattttaatgtgataaaatgttgataattaGTGTCATTGGTGGATTATAGGATTTAGGCATACAGGAATTTTTTATACTATTCTTGGCATTTTTCTGTAAATTCGAAATGattaaaaaccaaattaaaaaacaaaacaaaacaaaccacccTCCAATCCTATCGCCATAGGTGCTACGCATGAGATCTTCGATAAGCCATAAAATCTATCAGAAAGTAGCTATTAATACTATCACGGGATCCTTCTTAAGTGGTAGAGAAACTTACTAAACACAGGAAGAGCTTTGTGCAAATGCATAGCGGGAAGAGAGCCTGGGATCCCTCCCTTCTGGACCCCCAGGGTCCCCAAGCCCCCAAATGAAAGCGTAGGGGGTTGAGGAGAGACGTCGCATGAGTACCGGGTGGAGGCCAGAGGCGATTAAAGGCGTCAAATTGGGGACTCTCCACACCTGAGCTGGCGCCAACTAACCAGATCGAGCCCGTGGAAGTGAGGAAGTGGTGCGAGGCCTTCAGCCCCGGACTCTCCCACCCCCTGCCGGGCGACCTCTCCTCTCCCTGAAGGTGGACCTGAAACTCCAGCACCTCGACCTCTGGGCCAGCCTCCATGGCCAGGTTCCGGGCTTGCTGGACTGGGACATGGGC includes these proteins:
- the UPK2 gene encoding uroplakin-2, which translates into the protein MASPLPFRTLALNLILLTVLALGAADFNISSVSGLLSPALTESLLVALPPCHLTGGNATLMVRRANDSKVVKSSFVVPPCRGRRELVSVVDSGAGFTVTRLSAYQVTNLAPGTKYYVSYLVTKGASTESSREIPMSTLPRRKMESIGLGMARTGGMVVITVLLSVAMFLLVVGFIIALALGARK